The Deinococcus carri genome segment GGGAGCGTGTCAGGCGGGTGGAGCTGCGGGGCGGGGGCGACCGGTGTGGGGTTCCGGGGTGCGGCAGGTGGGGAACAGTCCCCGTATACTCGCGCCCATGAGTCAGATTCACGTTCGCGCCCAGCCCGGTGACGTGGCCGAGCATGTGCTGCTGCCCGGCGACCCTAACCGCGCCCGCCATATCGCCGAGACATATCTGGAGGGGGCGACGCTGTACACCGAGCACCGGCAGTTGCTGGGCTTCACGGGCACCTACCGGGGCGTGCGCGTGAGCGTGCAGACGACCGGCATGGGCTGCCCGAGCGCCGCCATCGTGGCCGAGGAACTGGCACGATTGGGAGCGCGCACGCTGCTCCGGGTGGGCACGCTGGGGGGCGCGACACCACGGGTCCAGCCCGCCGACCTGGTGATCGCCACCGCCGCCGTGCCGGGCGACGGCACCACCCGGCAACTGCTCGGCGGCGCGCCCTATGCCCCCGCCGCCGACTTCGAGGTGGTCGAGGCGGCCGTGCAGGCGGCGCGTGCCCAGGGGGTGCCCCACCACGTCGGGCTGGTCATGACGGAGGACGCCTTCTATGCCAGTACGCCCGAACACGCCCGCCTGTGGGCCGCACGCGGTGTGCTGGGCTTCGAGATGGAGGCGAGCGCCATCTTCCTGGTCGCCGCGCAGCATGGGTTGCGGGCCGGGTGCCTGACCGCGTGCAGCAACGACATAGGTGACCCCCAACTCGTGCCCGCCGAGGTGCTCGCCGGCGGGGTGGACCGCATGGTCCGGGTGGCGCTGGACGCGATTGTGGCCCTGGACGGGCGGTGAGGGCTGCCGGCGAAGATGCGGGCTTTCCCGCGTTCCGCCGCCGCCTTCCGTGTCAGGATTGACCCATGACGATGCTCGACGAACTCGAATTCCGCAACCTGCAACTCGACCAGCATGGTCCCCTCGCCGTGCTGACGGTCAACCGGTCCAAGGCGCTGAACGCCCTGAACGCCGACACCCTCAGCGAGATTTCGCAGGCGGTGGAACTGGTGATCGAGAACCCGGAAGTCGGCGCGCTGATCATCACCGGGGGCGGCGACCGCGCTTTTGTGGCGGGGGCCGACATTAGCGAACTCGCGCAACTCGGGGACGTGTACGCGGGGCGCGAGCTGTCGCTGGCCGGGCAGGACGTGATGCACCAGATCAGCAGCCTGCCCATCCCGGTGATCGCCGCCGTGAACGGCTTCGCGCTGGGCGGTGGCCTGGAACTCGCCCTGGCGTGCGACGTGCGCGTGGCGTCCCCTGGTGCGAAGCTCGGCCTGCCCGAAGTCACCCTGGGGCTGATTCCGGGCTTCGGCGGCACGCAGCGCCTCGCGCGCCTGATCGGGGCGGGGCGCGCGCTCGACCTGATGCTGACCGCCCGGCAGGTGGGCGCGGAGGAAGCCCTGGCCCTCGGCCTGGTGAACTACGTGGCCGACGACCCCCTCAGCAAGGCGCGCGAGGTGGCCGAAGCGATGCTGAAAAACGCGCCGATTGCCCTCTCGCTGGTCAAGGAGGCGGTGCGCCGGGGCCTGGACACCACGCTGGAGGCCGGGCTGGAGGTCGAGGCCGACCTGTTCGGCATGACGGTCGCCACCCAGGATTTCCGCGAGGGCACGGCGGCCTTCCTCGCCAAGCGCCGCGCGGCCTTCCGGGGAGAATAGGAGAGCCGCGGTGAGTGACGAGAGGCAGGAGGCCGGACAGAGCGGCGTGTCCGACGAACCCAAGTTCACCCTGAGCGTCGCGGACGGCAACGTGCAGGAGGTGGAGGGCCGCCGCCCCGACGCGGAGATGCCGCCCCCCCTGCTGGAAGCGAAGCGGACGGTGGAGTTCACCACGCCCCGCGCCAAGCTGATCGAGGAGGCGCACCGGGCGATTCACGGTGACCTGGCGGGCTATCCCCGCGCGCTGGCGGCCTACGAGGCCCTGCGCGCCGACCCCGAGGCGCTGGCGTCCTGGGACATGGCGAACTACGTGACCATGCGCAAGCTCGGATACAACGACCACGGGCGCGTGCATGCCTTTATCACGGGTGCGGCCAGCCTGGCGATCACCGAGCTGCTGCTGGAAGCCGGGGTCCGGCCCGACATCATGGAAAGCGGGGTCGGGGACGCCGACGACGTGTTCCTGGCCGTGATCCTGGGCACCATGCTGCACGACATCGGCAACCAGATTCACCGCGTCTCGCATGAGCAGCACGGCGTGATGCTGGCGCTGCCCATCGTGGACCGCATCATCACGCCCATCTATCCCGATCCCTTCAAGCGCACCAAGGTCCGCTCCTTCATCCTGGGGGCCATCGACTGCCACGACCTCAACCCGCCGCCCCTGACGCTGGAAGGCGGCATCACGGCGGTCGCGGACGGCACCGACATCACCAAGGGCCGGGGCCGCAAGGCCTTTGCGCTGGGCAGCGTGGACATCCACTCCATCAGCGCGCTGGCCGTCGATCAGGTCGTGATCGAGAAGGGCCGCGAGAAGCCGGTGCTGATCAGCGTGACCATGAACAACTCCGGCGGCATCTTCCAGGTGGAGGAGGTGCTGGCCCCCAAGGTGATCCGCTCGCCCATGCAGAAGTATGTGGAACTGCGCGCCACCACCCGCGAGGGGGGCGACGAGCAGATTCTGCGCCGCGTACGCCTGGAGGGCGACCACTTCGTGATGGACCTGGAGGACGGCGAGCGTGTCTCGGTCGAGGTGGAGGACCCGCAGAAGCAACTGGCCCAGGCCGCCCTGGAGAACCTGGGCCTGGGGGTCGAGCGCCGCTAGGCGCACCTGCCGGAAAGGCCCCCTCTCCCCTTGCTTCGCAAGGGGAGAGGGTCAAACAATGGGCCGTCTTTACGACCCGCACTCTGACCTCTCAGCAAGGCCCCTCCCCGCACCCTGTTTGACTGGCCGCTGGAGGCTGGGAGCTGGCCGCTCTCCTTCCCAGGAACGTTTCCCCAGCCTCACGCCGTCAAACTGTGCCCAGCCTTCACTTGCTGGCTGGTGAAGTTCCTTACACTGCCGGGTGATGAAGGTCTGGGTGTCTGGTCTGGCTGCCGCCGTCTTGCTCGGCGGCGCACTTGCGATGGGGGTTGCGGCCCAGGACGACGGCAAACTCGCGCCGGGCCTGCGGGTGGGGGGCGTGGAGGTGGGCGGCCTCACCCGCGAGGCGGCGCTCTCGGCCCTGGCGGCCCACGTCCCCACGCCGCCACGGGTGACGGTGACGGCGGGTGGCCGTTCCTGGACGGTGGGGGCGGACGCCCTGGGCTGGCAGGTCGACCCGCGCGCCAGCGTGGACGCCGCCCTGCGTGCAAGTGCCACACGCACCCTGATGGAGCGAATGG includes the following:
- a CDS encoding purine-nucleoside phosphorylase produces the protein MSQIHVRAQPGDVAEHVLLPGDPNRARHIAETYLEGATLYTEHRQLLGFTGTYRGVRVSVQTTGMGCPSAAIVAEELARLGARTLLRVGTLGGATPRVQPADLVIATAAVPGDGTTRQLLGGAPYAPAADFEVVEAAVQAARAQGVPHHVGLVMTEDAFYASTPEHARLWAARGVLGFEMEASAIFLVAAQHGLRAGCLTACSNDIGDPQLVPAEVLAGGVDRMVRVALDAIVALDGR
- a CDS encoding enoyl-CoA hydratase-related protein, translated to MTMLDELEFRNLQLDQHGPLAVLTVNRSKALNALNADTLSEISQAVELVIENPEVGALIITGGGDRAFVAGADISELAQLGDVYAGRELSLAGQDVMHQISSLPIPVIAAVNGFALGGGLELALACDVRVASPGAKLGLPEVTLGLIPGFGGTQRLARLIGAGRALDLMLTARQVGAEEALALGLVNYVADDPLSKAREVAEAMLKNAPIALSLVKEAVRRGLDTTLEAGLEVEADLFGMTVATQDFREGTAAFLAKRRAAFRGE
- a CDS encoding phosphohydrolase; the encoded protein is MSDERQEAGQSGVSDEPKFTLSVADGNVQEVEGRRPDAEMPPPLLEAKRTVEFTTPRAKLIEEAHRAIHGDLAGYPRALAAYEALRADPEALASWDMANYVTMRKLGYNDHGRVHAFITGAASLAITELLLEAGVRPDIMESGVGDADDVFLAVILGTMLHDIGNQIHRVSHEQHGVMLALPIVDRIITPIYPDPFKRTKVRSFILGAIDCHDLNPPPLTLEGGITAVADGTDITKGRGRKAFALGSVDIHSISALAVDQVVIEKGREKPVLISVTMNNSGGIFQVEEVLAPKVIRSPMQKYVELRATTREGGDEQILRRVRLEGDHFVMDLEDGERVSVEVEDPQKQLAQAALENLGLGVERR